One region of Brachybacterium saurashtrense genomic DNA includes:
- the rplW gene encoding 50S ribosomal protein L23 translates to MSALNKDPRDVLLAPVVSEKSYGLMDEGKYTFLVAADANKTEIKIAVEKIFDVTVSSVNTINRQGKSRRTRFGMGKRKDTKRAIVTLTDGAIDIFGGSVA, encoded by the coding sequence GTGAGCGCGCTGAACAAGGATCCCCGCGACGTCCTGCTGGCCCCGGTCGTCTCCGAGAAGAGCTACGGGCTGATGGACGAGGGCAAGTACACCTTCCTGGTGGCTGCCGACGCCAACAAGACCGAGATCAAGATCGCCGTCGAGAAGATCTTCGACGTCACGGTCTCCTCGGTCAACACGATCAACCGTCAGGGCAAGTCGCGTCGCACGCGCTTCGGGATGGGCAAGCGCAAGGACACCAAGCGCGCCATCGTGACCCTGACCGACGGAGCCATCGACATCTTCGGAGGGTCGGTCGCCTGA
- a CDS encoding carbohydrate ABC transporter permease produces MSAETTLAGGTTPATDPAADPASDPARRRAPRRRTPAEGRGFSALHHVVLSLWALLVILPLLWTVYTSLKTSREILTDPFGLPEHLQWSNYARAWQEARIGDYFLNTLIVVGAGLVVVMLLGAMCAYVLARFRFPGNRIIYYGMVAGLTFPIFLAVVPLFFVLNNMGLIGGRIGLVGVIMAYVAFALPFTVFFLHSFFTSLPDEIGEAASIDGAGDFRTFFQVMLPMAKPGLASVAIFNFLGMWNQYLLPLVLNTERSNYVLAQGLVNLQAQQGYQVDWGGMFASVVITVIPVLIVYVVFQRQLQGGVGPSTSK; encoded by the coding sequence ATGAGCGCCGAGACCACTCTCGCCGGCGGCACCACCCCCGCCACCGACCCCGCCGCCGACCCCGCCTCGGACCCCGCCCGCCGCCGCGCGCCCCGTCGCCGTACCCCGGCGGAGGGACGCGGCTTCTCGGCGCTGCACCACGTGGTGCTGTCGCTGTGGGCGCTGCTGGTGATCCTCCCGCTGCTGTGGACCGTCTACACCTCGCTGAAGACCTCCCGTGAGATCCTCACCGACCCCTTCGGCCTGCCCGAGCACCTGCAGTGGTCGAACTATGCCCGCGCCTGGCAGGAGGCGCGCATCGGCGACTACTTCCTCAACACGCTGATCGTGGTGGGCGCCGGACTGGTGGTGGTGATGCTGCTAGGGGCGATGTGCGCCTACGTGCTCGCACGCTTCCGCTTCCCGGGCAACCGGATCATCTACTACGGGATGGTCGCCGGTCTCACCTTCCCGATCTTCCTCGCCGTGGTCCCGCTGTTCTTCGTGCTGAACAACATGGGGCTGATCGGCGGTCGGATTGGACTGGTGGGCGTGATCATGGCCTACGTCGCCTTCGCGCTGCCGTTCACGGTGTTCTTCCTGCACTCGTTCTTCACCAGCCTGCCGGACGAGATCGGCGAGGCAGCGTCGATCGACGGCGCGGGGGACTTCCGCACCTTCTTCCAGGTGATGCTGCCCATGGCGAAGCCGGGCTTGGCCTCCGTGGCGATCTTCAACTTCCTGGGCATGTGGAACCAGTACCTGCTGCCGCTGGTGCTGAACACCGAGCGCAGCAACTACGTGCTCGCGCAGGGCCTGGTCAACCTCCAGGCGCAGCAGGGGTATCAGGTGGACTGGGGCGGCATGTTCGCCTCCGTGGTGATCACGGTGATCCCGGTGCTGATCGTCTACGTCGTCTTCCAGCGCCAGCTGCAGGGCGGGGTGGGGCCCAGCACCAGCAAGTGA
- the rpsS gene encoding 30S ribosomal protein S19 yields MPRSIAKGPFVDDHLQKKVDAQNEKGTKNLIKTWSRRSVITPDFLGHTFAVHDGRKHVSVFVTESMVGHKLGEFAPTRTFKGHEKDDKKGRRR; encoded by the coding sequence ATGCCTCGCAGTATCGCCAAGGGCCCCTTCGTGGACGACCACCTTCAGAAGAAGGTGGACGCCCAGAACGAGAAGGGCACCAAGAACCTCATCAAGACCTGGTCGCGTCGTTCGGTCATCACCCCGGACTTCCTCGGCCACACCTTCGCAGTGCACGACGGTCGCAAGCACGTCTCGGTGTTCGTCACCGAGTCGATGGTCGGCCACAAGCTCGGCGAGTTCGCTCCCACGCGGACTTTCAAGGGCCACGAGAAGGACGACAAGAAGGGCCGTCGTCGCTGA
- the rplD gene encoding 50S ribosomal protein L4 — MAANLTVDVLDPAGKKSGSVELPASIFDVQTNVALIHQVVVAQQAASRQGTHKAKTRAEVRGGGKKPWKQKGTGRARQGSLRAPQFTGGGTVHGPVPREYSQRTPKKMKAAALRGALSDRARNGRVHVVSSLLAGEAVSTKAARQTLSNISDRRHLLVIVRRDDDLGALSTRNLPTTHVLYADQVNTYDVMLSDDVVFTAGALEDFVAQATLALPTSTFAAAKAAATAPAAAAAPAAAEGPFGEGSATPAADGSAPAGFTIKGNQDSMKFHTPDSPWYGRTKAEVWFASEEAAKAAGFVNAVKESASSDEEAAK; from the coding sequence ATGGCAGCGAATCTGACCGTCGACGTGCTCGACCCGGCCGGCAAGAAGTCCGGCTCCGTCGAGCTGCCCGCGTCGATCTTCGACGTGCAGACCAACGTGGCCCTGATCCACCAGGTGGTCGTCGCCCAGCAGGCGGCGTCCCGTCAGGGCACCCACAAGGCCAAGACCCGCGCCGAGGTGCGCGGCGGCGGCAAGAAGCCCTGGAAGCAGAAGGGCACCGGCCGTGCCCGTCAGGGCTCGCTGCGCGCCCCGCAGTTCACCGGCGGCGGCACCGTCCACGGCCCCGTCCCGCGCGAGTACAGCCAGCGCACCCCGAAGAAGATGAAGGCCGCCGCCCTGCGCGGTGCCCTCTCGGATCGGGCCCGCAACGGCCGCGTCCACGTCGTCTCCTCGCTCCTTGCGGGCGAGGCCGTCTCGACGAAGGCCGCGCGCCAGACCCTGTCGAACATCTCGGACCGTCGTCACCTCCTGGTGATCGTGCGCCGCGACGACGACCTGGGCGCGCTGAGCACGCGCAACCTGCCGACCACCCACGTCCTGTACGCGGACCAGGTGAACACCTACGACGTCATGCTCTCCGACGACGTGGTCTTCACCGCCGGTGCGCTCGAGGACTTCGTGGCCCAGGCGACCCTGGCCCTGCCCACCTCGACCTTCGCCGCGGCGAAGGCTGCTGCTACGGCCCCGGCCGCCGCGGCCGCCCCGGCCGCCGCCGAGGGTCCCTTCGGTGAGGGTTCCGCGACCCCCGCGGCCGACGGCTCCGCGCCGGCGGGCTTCACCATCAAGGGCAACCAGGACTCGATGAAGTTCCACACCCCGGACTCCCCGTGGTACGGCCGCACCAAGGCCGAGGTCTGGTTCGCGAGCGAGGAGGCCGCCAAGGCCGCCGGCTTCGTGAACGCGGTCAAGGAGTCCGCCTCGTCGGATGAGGAGGCCGCCAAGTGA
- the ngcE gene encoding N-acetylglucosamine/diacetylchitobiose ABC transporter substrate-binding protein — protein MNTPSEDMTPLERLGASRRTFLAVAGAGAGASLLAACAGGGGGDSEGGGSVTGEGEVSDENPLGVDGTQPVTAVIFDGGYGTEYAEATGEKYQELYPDSTVDVQATVNIQQDLQPQFAGGTPPDVFDNSGAQKLAIDGLVPQLADLGDLLAAPMLDAEGTVEENLLPGVTSPGMFDGTFLGMNYVYTVFALWYSASEFEEKGWTVPETWEDLMALGEEVKGEDRYLFSFGGQNASNYYQEMALSMAAKLGGPEVLTTIDNLEEGAFEQEAIVTVYDAIAEAVEAGYFEPGGEGIKHTDAQTNWVTGTSVFYPSGSWIENEQASVTPEGYEMTGAPVPSFPDAAMPHEAFHGTAAEQYFVPSGGQNPTGGAEFLRVMLSKEQAQNFAELTKAPSVVKDTVPEDGFGSTALASVNAMISAAGENTFTYNFSDWYGLGADSITNWTSFLKGDIDAATLREQEQAMIDRVREDDSITKFEAGS, from the coding sequence ATGAACACTCCCTCCGAGGACATGACCCCGCTCGAGCGGCTCGGCGCCTCGCGTCGCACCTTCCTCGCGGTCGCCGGCGCGGGAGCTGGTGCGTCCCTGCTGGCCGCCTGTGCGGGCGGTGGGGGAGGGGACTCCGAGGGCGGCGGCTCGGTGACGGGAGAGGGCGAGGTCTCCGACGAGAACCCGCTGGGCGTCGACGGCACGCAGCCCGTCACCGCAGTGATCTTCGACGGCGGCTACGGCACCGAGTACGCCGAGGCCACGGGCGAGAAATACCAGGAGCTGTACCCGGACTCCACTGTGGACGTCCAGGCCACGGTGAACATCCAGCAGGACCTGCAGCCCCAGTTCGCCGGCGGCACCCCGCCGGACGTCTTCGACAACTCCGGGGCGCAGAAGCTCGCGATCGACGGCCTGGTCCCGCAGCTCGCGGACCTCGGTGACCTGCTCGCCGCCCCCATGCTCGACGCCGAGGGGACCGTCGAGGAGAACCTGCTGCCCGGCGTCACCTCTCCCGGCATGTTCGATGGCACGTTCCTGGGCATGAACTACGTCTACACGGTCTTCGCCCTGTGGTATTCCGCCAGCGAGTTCGAGGAGAAGGGTTGGACGGTCCCGGAGACCTGGGAGGACCTCATGGCGCTGGGCGAGGAGGTCAAGGGCGAGGACCGGTACCTCTTCTCCTTCGGCGGCCAGAACGCCTCGAACTACTACCAGGAGATGGCGCTGTCGATGGCGGCCAAGCTGGGCGGCCCCGAGGTGCTCACCACGATCGACAACCTCGAGGAGGGCGCCTTCGAGCAGGAGGCGATCGTCACCGTCTACGACGCGATCGCCGAGGCGGTCGAGGCCGGCTACTTCGAGCCGGGCGGCGAGGGCATCAAGCACACCGACGCCCAGACCAACTGGGTCACCGGCACCTCGGTCTTCTACCCCTCGGGCTCCTGGATCGAGAACGAGCAGGCCTCGGTGACGCCGGAGGGCTACGAGATGACCGGCGCCCCGGTGCCGTCGTTCCCCGATGCGGCGATGCCGCACGAGGCGTTCCACGGCACCGCCGCGGAGCAGTACTTCGTGCCCTCCGGCGGCCAGAACCCCACCGGCGGCGCCGAGTTCCTGCGGGTCATGCTCTCCAAGGAGCAGGCGCAGAACTTCGCCGAGCTCACCAAGGCGCCCAGCGTCGTCAAGGACACCGTGCCGGAGGACGGCTTCGGCTCGACCGCCCTCGCCTCCGTCAACGCGATGATCTCCGCGGCCGGGGAGAACACCTTCACCTACAACTTCTCCGACTGGTACGGCCTGGGCGCAGACTCCATCACCAACTGGACCAGCTTCCTCAAGGGCGACATCGACGCCGCCACGCTGCGCGAGCAGGAGCAGGCGATGATCGACCGGGTCCGCGAGGACGACTCGATCACCAAGTTCGAGGCTGGTTCATGA
- the rplC gene encoding 50S ribosomal protein L3 — MSNELTGQKAAPVSGVLGTKLGMTQVWDENGKLVPVTVVQTGANVVTQIRSVETDGYDAVQIAFGQIDPRKVSQPLRGHFEKAGVTPRRHLVELRTVDAADYTLGQEIDASIFTAGQKVDVVGTSKGKGTAGVMKRHGFAGVSATHGQHRNHRKPGSIGGASTPGRVFKGQRMAGRMGGDRTSVQNLTVHAVDVEKGLVLVKGAVPGAKGGLVLVRSAVKSPAKEA, encoded by the coding sequence ATGAGCAACGAACTGACCGGCCAGAAGGCCGCTCCCGTGTCCGGCGTGCTCGGCACCAAGCTCGGCATGACCCAGGTCTGGGACGAGAACGGCAAGCTCGTCCCCGTGACCGTCGTGCAGACCGGTGCGAACGTCGTCACCCAGATCCGCTCCGTCGAGACCGACGGCTACGACGCCGTGCAGATCGCCTTCGGGCAGATCGATCCGCGCAAGGTGTCCCAGCCGCTGCGCGGCCACTTCGAGAAGGCCGGCGTGACCCCGCGTCGCCACCTCGTCGAGCTGCGCACCGTCGACGCCGCCGACTACACCCTCGGCCAGGAGATCGACGCCTCGATCTTCACCGCCGGCCAGAAGGTCGACGTCGTCGGCACCTCCAAGGGCAAGGGCACCGCGGGCGTCATGAAGCGCCACGGGTTCGCCGGTGTCAGCGCCACTCACGGCCAGCACCGCAACCACCGCAAGCCCGGCTCCATCGGCGGCGCCTCCACCCCCGGTCGCGTGTTCAAGGGTCAGCGCATGGCTGGCCGCATGGGCGGCGACCGCACCAGTGTCCAGAACCTGACCGTTCACGCGGTCGACGTCGAGAAGGGCCTCGTGCTCGTCAAGGGTGCCGTCCCCGGCGCCAAGGGCGGTCTCGTGCTCGTCCGCTCGGCTGTCAAGAGCCCCGCGAAGGAGGCCTGA
- the rplB gene encoding 50S ribosomal protein L2 produces MAIRKSKPTTPGRRGSSGADFVEVTRSTPEKSLVRPLSKTGGRNSNGRITSRHRGGGHKRAYRVIDFRRHDKDGVKAKVAHIEYDPNRTARIALLHYLDGEKRYILAPAKLRQGDWIENGPGSDIKPGNNMPLKNIPLGTVIHAIELRPGGGAKIARSAGASVQLVAKEGPYAQLRMPSGEIRNVDARCRATIGEVGNAEQSNINWGKAGRMRWKGKRPHVRGVVMNPIDHPHGGGEGRTSGGRHPVSPWGQPEGRTRRPGKESDKLIVRRRRTGKKR; encoded by the coding sequence ATGGCAATTCGTAAGAGCAAGCCGACCACCCCCGGTCGTCGCGGCTCGAGTGGCGCCGACTTCGTCGAGGTCACCCGGTCCACGCCGGAGAAGTCCCTGGTGCGCCCGCTGTCCAAGACCGGCGGCCGCAACAGCAACGGTCGCATCACCTCCCGTCACCGGGGCGGCGGCCACAAGCGGGCCTACCGCGTGATCGACTTCCGTCGTCACGACAAGGACGGCGTCAAGGCCAAGGTCGCGCACATCGAGTACGACCCCAACCGCACGGCGCGCATCGCGCTGCTGCACTACCTGGACGGCGAGAAGCGCTACATCCTCGCGCCGGCCAAGCTGCGTCAGGGCGACTGGATCGAGAACGGTCCCGGCTCCGACATCAAGCCCGGCAACAACATGCCGCTGAAGAACATCCCGCTGGGCACCGTGATCCACGCGATCGAGCTGCGCCCCGGCGGCGGTGCCAAGATCGCCCGCTCGGCCGGCGCCTCCGTGCAGCTGGTCGCGAAGGAGGGCCCGTACGCGCAGCTGCGCATGCCCTCCGGCGAGATCCGGAACGTCGACGCCCGCTGCCGCGCCACCATCGGCGAGGTCGGCAACGCCGAGCAGTCCAACATCAACTGGGGCAAGGCCGGTCGCATGCGCTGGAAGGGCAAGCGCCCCCACGTGCGCGGCGTGGTCATGAACCCCATCGATCACCCGCACGGCGGCGGCGAGGGCCGCACCTCCGGTGGTCGTCATCCGGTGTCGCCCTGGGGTCAGCCCGAGGGCCGTACCCGCCGGCCGGGCAAGGAGAGCGACAAGCTCATCGTGCGCCGCCGTCGGACCGGCAAGAAGCGCTGA
- the rpsJ gene encoding 30S ribosomal protein S10, which produces MAGQKIRIRLKSYDHEVIDSSARKIVETVTSAGATVVGPVPLPTEKNVFCVIRSPHKYKDSREHFEMRTHKRLIDIVDPTPKAVDSLMRLDLPADVNIEIKL; this is translated from the coding sequence ATGGCGGGACAGAAGATCCGCATCCGGCTCAAGTCGTACGACCACGAGGTGATCGACAGCTCGGCGCGCAAGATCGTCGAGACGGTCACCAGCGCGGGCGCGACCGTGGTGGGCCCGGTGCCGCTGCCGACCGAGAAGAACGTGTTCTGCGTGATCCGTTCTCCCCACAAGTACAAGGACTCCCGTGAGCACTTCGAGATGCGCACGCACAAGCGACTGATCGACATCGTCGATCCCACGCCCAAGGCCGTGGACTCGCTCATGCGTCTCGACCTGCCCGCGGACGTCAACATCGAGATCAAGCTCTGA
- a CDS encoding carbohydrate ABC transporter permease: MTASGVDVGAHAAAPTPEVVRRRRRVPTPGRMLFFLVFLGIPLAVYLMFVVSPFAQSFYYSLTDWSGISPTMSFIGLENYQRILDDAVFWKSLRNNLVLLLVLPTVTIVLAYALAVMVTIGGSTHGGVRGVRGAGFYRVISFFPYAVPAVITGILFNFIYHPNGGLLNGVLNLLLVPVNGVLSLVGVEEVHHVSTAWLGDQRFALAAVAFAIIWTFVGFYMVLFVAGIKSIPQEVLEAARLDGAGRLRSAVQIAAPMVRDNISTALVYMGIFALDAFTFVSVMTPNGGTANSTKVVSLHLYQTAFTEGNYGEASGMGVIMAVVTMLVAVLVIGLGRGKKETR, from the coding sequence ATGACCGCTTCCGGCGTCGACGTCGGAGCGCACGCGGCGGCGCCCACCCCCGAGGTGGTGCGCCGCCGTCGGCGCGTGCCCACCCCGGGGCGGATGCTCTTCTTCCTCGTCTTCCTGGGCATACCGCTCGCGGTGTACCTGATGTTCGTCGTCTCCCCGTTCGCCCAGTCGTTCTACTACTCGCTGACCGACTGGAGCGGGATCAGTCCCACCATGTCGTTCATCGGCCTGGAGAACTACCAGCGCATCCTGGACGACGCGGTGTTCTGGAAGTCGCTGCGCAACAACCTGGTGCTGCTGCTGGTGCTGCCCACGGTCACCATCGTGCTCGCCTACGCGCTGGCGGTCATGGTCACCATTGGCGGCAGCACCCACGGCGGCGTGCGCGGCGTGCGCGGCGCCGGCTTCTATCGCGTGATCAGCTTCTTCCCCTATGCCGTCCCGGCGGTCATCACGGGCATCCTGTTCAACTTCATCTACCACCCCAACGGCGGCCTGCTGAACGGTGTGCTGAACCTGCTGCTGGTGCCGGTCAACGGCGTGCTGTCCCTGGTGGGCGTCGAAGAGGTGCACCACGTCTCCACCGCCTGGCTGGGCGATCAGCGGTTCGCCCTGGCGGCCGTGGCGTTCGCGATCATCTGGACCTTCGTGGGCTTCTACATGGTGCTGTTCGTGGCGGGCATCAAGTCCATCCCGCAGGAGGTGCTGGAGGCGGCCCGCCTGGACGGCGCCGGGCGCCTGCGCTCCGCGGTGCAGATCGCGGCCCCCATGGTGCGGGACAACATCTCCACCGCGCTGGTGTACATGGGCATCTTCGCCCTGGATGCGTTCACCTTCGTCTCGGTGATGACACCCAACGGCGGCACCGCCAACAGCACCAAGGTGGTGTCCCTGCACCTGTACCAGACGGCCTTCACCGAGGGGAACTACGGCGAGGCCAGCGGCATGGGCGTGATCATGGCCGTGGTGACGATGCTGGTGGCCGTGCTGGTCATCGGTCTCGGCCGCGGGAAGAAGGAGACGCGATGA
- the tuf gene encoding elongation factor Tu, with protein sequence MAKAKFERTKPHVNIGTIGHVDHGKTTLSAAISKVLYDRFPEVNIKRDFDQIDNAPEEKQRGITINVSHIEYETDKRHYAHVDAPGHADYVKNMITGAAQMDGAILVVAATDGPMAQTREHVLLAKQVGVPYLLAALNKSDMVEDEEILELVEMEVREMLGAQGFDEDAPVIQVSALKALEGDPKWVKSVEDLMEAVDESIPDPVRDLDQPFLMPIEDVFTIQGRGTVVTGKVDRGKLGINSEVEIVGIREPQKTTVTGIEMFHKQMDEAWAGENCGLLLRGTKREDVERGQVVVKPGSITPHTEFEAQVYILSKDEGGRHNPFYSNYRPQFYFRTTDVTGVITLPEGTEMVMPGDNTEMSVELIQPIAMEEGLGFAIREGGRTVGSGRVTKITK encoded by the coding sequence ATGGCGAAGGCCAAGTTCGAGCGGACCAAGCCGCACGTCAACATCGGCACCATCGGTCACGTCGACCACGGCAAGACCACGCTGAGCGCGGCGATCTCGAAGGTCCTGTACGACCGCTTCCCCGAGGTCAACATCAAGCGCGACTTCGACCAGATCGACAACGCGCCCGAGGAGAAGCAGCGCGGCATCACGATCAACGTCTCGCACATCGAGTACGAGACCGACAAGCGTCACTACGCGCACGTGGACGCCCCCGGCCACGCCGACTACGTGAAGAACATGATCACCGGTGCCGCGCAGATGGACGGCGCGATCCTCGTGGTCGCCGCCACCGACGGCCCGATGGCGCAGACCCGTGAGCACGTGCTGCTCGCGAAGCAGGTCGGCGTCCCCTACCTGCTCGCCGCGCTCAACAAGTCCGACATGGTCGAGGACGAGGAGATCCTCGAGCTCGTCGAGATGGAGGTCCGCGAGATGCTGGGCGCTCAGGGCTTCGACGAGGACGCGCCGGTCATCCAGGTGTCCGCGCTCAAGGCGCTCGAGGGCGACCCCAAGTGGGTCAAGTCCGTCGAGGACCTCATGGAGGCCGTGGACGAGTCCATCCCGGACCCGGTCCGCGATCTCGACCAGCCCTTCCTCATGCCGATCGAGGACGTCTTCACGATCCAGGGTCGTGGCACCGTCGTCACCGGCAAGGTGGACCGCGGCAAGCTCGGCATCAACTCCGAGGTGGAGATCGTGGGCATCCGCGAGCCGCAGAAGACCACGGTCACCGGCATCGAGATGTTCCACAAGCAGATGGACGAGGCGTGGGCCGGCGAGAACTGCGGCCTGCTGCTGCGTGGCACCAAGCGTGAGGACGTCGAGCGCGGCCAGGTCGTCGTGAAGCCGGGCTCCATCACCCCGCACACCGAGTTCGAGGCGCAGGTCTACATCCTGTCCAAGGACGAGGGCGGCCGTCACAACCCGTTCTACTCGAACTACCGTCCGCAGTTCTACTTCCGGACCACCGACGTCACCGGCGTCATCACGCTGCCCGAGGGCACCGAGATGGTCATGCCCGGCGACAACACCGAGATGTCGGTCGAGCTCATCCAGCCGATCGCCATGGAGGAGGGCCTCGGCTTCGCCATCCGTGAGGGCGGCCGCACCGTGGGCTCCGGCCGCGTCACCAAGATCACCAAGTGA
- a CDS encoding general stress protein, producing MTQPPQSPRSASPLTARLYDLEYPRSLGVYSTYQEVQSVVDTLADEQFPVQSTLIVGTDLKLMERVTGRKTWPGVILQGARSGLVMGLFMGLLLWLLNPGNLMIVLPALVLGIVFFTVSAVVGYAMTGGRRDFTSMTATIPMQYELLVEHKHAAQARQILAASGAAPASLRSPAPMPSPQTAPTPVHPGTGAPDHGADAAGAPGAAPAPPQRAHRPSFGRPAAAPEAGSSPAEPSAARPRTYGPPAPHDADSPYGAPGEQANGRPASDPAPEPPSQQTPPRRTED from the coding sequence ATGACCCAGCCACCGCAGTCGCCTCGCTCCGCGTCACCGCTGACAGCGCGCCTCTACGACCTCGAGTACCCGCGCTCGCTCGGCGTGTACAGCACCTACCAGGAGGTGCAGTCCGTCGTGGACACGCTGGCGGACGAGCAGTTCCCGGTGCAGTCCACGCTGATCGTGGGCACGGACCTGAAGCTGATGGAGCGCGTGACCGGTCGCAAGACCTGGCCCGGCGTGATCCTGCAGGGTGCGCGCTCGGGCCTCGTGATGGGCCTGTTCATGGGCCTGCTGCTGTGGCTGCTGAACCCGGGCAACCTGATGATCGTCCTGCCCGCGCTCGTGCTCGGAATCGTGTTCTTCACCGTCTCCGCGGTGGTGGGCTACGCCATGACCGGCGGGCGGCGCGACTTCACCTCGATGACCGCCACCATCCCGATGCAGTACGAGCTGCTGGTCGAGCACAAGCATGCCGCTCAGGCCCGACAGATCCTGGCCGCCTCCGGCGCCGCGCCCGCCTCGCTGCGCAGCCCGGCGCCCATGCCCTCCCCGCAGACGGCCCCCACTCCGGTGCACCCCGGGACGGGCGCTCCCGACCACGGCGCCGACGCCGCCGGCGCGCCGGGCGCTGCGCCCGCGCCCCCGCAGCGTGCGCACCGGCCCAGCTTCGGTCGGCCCGCTGCCGCGCCGGAGGCCGGCTCCTCCCCCGCCGAGCCGTCGGCCGCGCGCCCCCGCACCTACGGGCCGCCCGCCCCGCACGACGCCGACTCCCCGTACGGCGCCCCCGGGGAGCAGGCGAACGGACGCCCTGCCTCCGACCCCGCTCCCGAGCCGCCGTCGCAGCAGACGCCCCCGCGCCGCACCGAGGACTGA